From the Bacteroidales bacterium genome, one window contains:
- a CDS encoding TlpA family protein disulfide reductase, whose translation MRRLFIILSISVLLIKCTQNQKEKEADQEDQKSQKEVEADIKASTNISEGQKVPDFTFTTTEGKEFGTDKLEGKVVLLTFFATWCPSCMEEMPALQNQVWERYGNDKDFFLVSIGREQDMKKMKEFKKEKGYDFHFAPDTGRMIYGKFAEKYIPRNVLVNEEGTIVYQNTGYTEKEFQNMMDVIEQEMGD comes from the coding sequence ATGAGGCGTTTATTCATTATTTTATCAATCTCGGTCCTTTTGATCAAATGCACCCAAAATCAGAAGGAGAAAGAAGCGGACCAGGAGGATCAGAAATCACAAAAAGAGGTTGAGGCAGACATCAAAGCAAGTACCAATATAAGTGAGGGTCAGAAAGTACCGGATTTTACCTTCACCACCACCGAAGGGAAGGAATTTGGCACCGACAAGCTGGAGGGTAAAGTGGTCCTGCTGACTTTTTTTGCAACCTGGTGCCCTTCCTGCATGGAAGAGATGCCTGCGCTTCAGAACCAGGTCTGGGAAAGATATGGAAATGACAAGGATTTCTTCCTTGTAAGTATTGGCAGAGAGCAGGATATGAAAAAAATGAAGGAATTCAAGAAAGAGAAGGGTTATGATTTCCATTTTGCTCCTGATACCGGTCGCATGATTTACGGTAAATTTGCCGAAAAATATATCCCCCGCAATGTACTGGTGAATGAAGAAGGAACCATCGTTTATCAGAACACAGGATATACGGAAAAAGAATTTCAGAATATGATGGATGTGATTGAGCAGGAGATGGGAGATTAG